TTTCTAATACACTTACCCAAGGTAATTCATTAAAACGGACTTGATGCTCTAAATTTAATAATAATAAGGAACGGCGTTGGCGAAATGCCCGATAAAGCGCGGCGTATAAGTGGCGAATGCTGGGTTCAGTAAAGACTGCCGCGTGTAAGTCTGCGGTTAATTGAGGCAATACTCGCGCTAAGGTTTCGCCTGAGGTAAGTAAACCGCGCTGCATTAAATTTTCAAGACTATCATCCACGGCCCATTGTAAACGTCGCTGAAAACGCTCAGGCATGGCGGCATTAAACGGTAAGCTAAAGCGTTGTGCTTCCGCTGCGTCAATATTGTATAACACCGCTTCAGTACTGCTTAAGCCTTGCGTTTGCGGTAAGGCTTGCAAACGCTGGATTAAGGGTTTAGCCATTTCAGCTAACATGGGTCGCTGGCAGTCATCCACTTGTCGCGCCCGCTTTTGTTGACAGTGTGCCGAATGGGGTTCGCCACGTTTCGCCACATAACTTTTTAAAATATAGCTAATGCGACACAGTGCTGAACCCGTTTGCACACTTTGCGGCTTTTTTGCATATTGGCGCATGAATTCACGCAGTTGATACTGATGATGATTTGGGCGGCGGTGTTTACTCGTTAATGTATGGCGTTTTTTAAGACGCTCATAATCATTTAAGGTGGCTTGGGCGCGCGCAAGCCAATCCTTAGAAATGGCTTGGCAAGGTTGGTCATTGACGACCGTTTCCAGCATTAAAGCCACCACCCGATCATAAAACGGTAGCCACACATTCACCGCTTCGCGCTGCGCTAATACACGCGGATTTGTCTGAATATCTTGTAGACTATCAATACATTCCGCCACTGTTTGCAGGTGTACGAGGCTATGCACATAGCGAGCGGTATTAGTAGGCTGCGGATAAAAGCGGAGTTGCTCAAAAAACGGCGTTAATGTCTCGACTAAAGCCGCCGCTTGCTCGATTAAGCCCAGTTGCACTAAGCAAGCGACTACCAATAACGCGCCTTCTTCGGGGGCAGCAATGTGATATTTGCCGTTTTCCAACCAAGTCAGCAACTGGTTAAAGCCTGCCTCGCTTAAAAAATAATGATTCAAAGCCAAGCGCGGCTGCGGATGGGTGCTTAAATCGAGTAGTTCTAATAATTCTTGTTCATGCGCTTGTAATGCACCCCCCGCTAATAAATGACCGGTTGCAAAACCGCCCGCTGCGACTTCTAACGTAACCCACGCAGGCGTATCACGTAACGGCGTGCGTGAACCTACACGTAACGAACCGTCTAACATTTGCGTAAACACTTGCTGCCATTGTTGGATTTTTTCGGCGGCACGCGCACGAGTAGCCGCATCAGGATGAGTCGTTTGCGTCTGTGCTGCTTTGAGCAATTGCCCAATAGCATAATAAGGATTGGCGGTTTGCTGTGTCATAGTGTTTGCCTAATGTGTTTTAAGTGTTACAGCATGAGGCATGCCAAGGCTATTTATTTTTGTAATATTTTGATATTTAATGATATTAGGATGGAAATCAGTGTTTTTAATTTTAAAAAATTATCAAAAAAGATTAGTATTTATCTAAATAAATAATATTGATTTTTTAAAATCGTTGTTGTTAATTTTTAATCATAAAACCTTATATTTGACCATGTTAATTGCTTGCTTTTTGAGCTTTTCATGGGTTTTAAATTAAATTTTATTGGTTAGTTTTACACTTATTAATTAGATAAAATTGATTCAGAAAAAATATTTTTTGCAAACTCGAACTAACTAATGGGTTACGCTACTTCTTTAATTTTAACAAAAATGAAATGACAGCCAAATAAATTATTTAAAATGCTATTCAATTTGCCATATAAATAAGATTTATTATATTTTTTGTTTATAAATGATCATATTAGTTATAGCGATAAAAGTGTGTAGTCAAGAGGTGGAACTCTTATGAAAAGTATAATACGTCTTATACCTGCAATGGGTATGTCAATACTTGCGTCAACAGTATTTGCAGATAATAAAGCTGCGCCAGTTGCAAGCGATGGTTCGTTTGTGAATGTGTTGGAGAGTGCTTCGATTTCAAATGCTAAAACATTAGGATATAATGGTAATATTAAATTAAATGCAGCCGATACTGGTGCAGATATTACCCCGTTAACATCAGAAAAAGTTAAACAACTAAATAAACTAGATGATCCAAAAAATACTAAAATTGAATCTGTTTTAGGATCAGACAGTAGGTTTAAGGTTGACCCATATGAATCTAATAGTAATAACTATCAGAAATTATCTAGAAATACAGTCTTTATTAGCTTTGTAAATAATAACCAAGCTAAGATGTGTACAGGTTGGCTAATCAGTAAAGATACCGTTGCGACTGCTGGTCACTGTGTACACGGTGGTGGTTCAACGGGGAAATGGAATAGTTCTGCGACGGTTTATCCAGCGTATGGTGCAACAAATAGTTCTGTTGCACCTTTCGGTAGTTGTGCTGCTAGACGGTTTTATTCTGTGGGTGGTTGGACAGGTAGCGGAAATTCTGACTATGACTACGGTGCAATTAAACTAAATTGTAGTATTGGTAATACAGTAGGTTGGTATGGCTTTCAAAATCGCAGTACTGTAAATGGGTTACCTGCGATTATTTATGGATACCCGGGCGATAAACCGACCCGTGATCCGTGGATAACCGCTGATGTGGTGCGTTCTTCTACTGCAAAACGCTTGGTCTATTTAAATGATACTTACGGTGGTATGAGTGGATCGCCCATTTTCTATGATGATGGTGTCGGTCGGTATGTTATCGGCATTCATACAAACGGCGGTGGTTCTAATAATAGCGGCGTAAGAATTGACAAGTCGGTTTTCGATAATTTAGTTGCATGGGGTAAAGCGCTTTAATAGGCAAACAGAGGTGAGACGAAATGAAGATACTAATAATTCTAATCAGTATGGTATTAACGGGTTGTTATTCATCACCCAGCGAAGTGAGTGCTTATTCCCATTCACCACGTACTCAGAAAAGTTGTACAGAAGAAGCTAAGCTCTGTCCAGATGGCAAAACGACTGTAGTACGAAATCCCAATAACCATTGTGAGTTCGATCACTGCCCGTAAATTCAGTATTTCAGCTTATTTAGATTTAAACCCCATTAGCTTGCTAGTGGGGTTTTTGTTCGTATCTGTAAAAACATATATTCACTAAATCGAATATAATATGTTACGCTAGGCACACTGTTAAACCGTGAGCGTGTTATGTATAGCGTATTAGTGTTATGTACGGGCAATTCTTGCCGTTCGCAGATGGCTGAAGCGATTTTAAATCATGACCTTGCAGGGCAAGTGCAGGCGTTTTCCGCTGGTACAAAGCCACAACCCAACGTGGCCGAGGGTGCATTGCAGGCTTTGCAGTTAGCTTCGTTGCCGATTGAGGGTTTATATCCCAAAGATGTGGATGTCTTTACCAAGCAGCCGATTGATCTGGTTGTTACGGTTTGCAATAACGCGCAAGAGGCTTGTCCGGTATTTGTTGGTGCCGTTAAAACCCTGCATTTGCCGTTTCACGATCCACATGGCGAAGCCTTAGAAAGCTTTATACAAGTGCGGGATGAGATTCGTGCGCGTTTAGTGCCAGCCGTTAAACAAGCTTTGGGGTTGTAACCATGTCGGCACAATGTGAAGTGACTGCCAACGCGCAAGCAGGTAAAGCCATTGGTTTTTTTGAGCGTTATCTTAGCGTTTGGGTTTTATTGTGTATTGGGGCAGGAATTGGCTTAGGTGCATTATGGCCTAGTCTCTTTCAAGCAATTGCCAAATTAGAAATAGCGCAAGTAAATTTGCCCGTGGCGGCTTTAATTTGGCTCATGATTATTCCCATGTTGCTGAAAATCGACTTTCAAGCCTTG
This DNA window, taken from Candidatus Thiocaldithrix dubininis, encodes the following:
- a CDS encoding trypsin-like serine protease, whose translation is MKSIIRLIPAMGMSILASTVFADNKAAPVASDGSFVNVLESASISNAKTLGYNGNIKLNAADTGADITPLTSEKVKQLNKLDDPKNTKIESVLGSDSRFKVDPYESNSNNYQKLSRNTVFISFVNNNQAKMCTGWLISKDTVATAGHCVHGGGSTGKWNSSATVYPAYGATNSSVAPFGSCAARRFYSVGGWTGSGNSDYDYGAIKLNCSIGNTVGWYGFQNRSTVNGLPAIIYGYPGDKPTRDPWITADVVRSSTAKRLVYLNDTYGGMSGSPIFYDDGVGRYVIGIHTNGGGSNNSGVRIDKSVFDNLVAWGKAL
- a CDS encoding arsenate reductase ArsC, producing MYSVLVLCTGNSCRSQMAEAILNHDLAGQVQAFSAGTKPQPNVAEGALQALQLASLPIEGLYPKDVDVFTKQPIDLVVTVCNNAQEACPVFVGAVKTLHLPFHDPHGEALESFIQVRDEIRARLVPAVKQALGL